The nucleotide window CCGATACAAAAAACAGATCAGCTGacacttctgtttctttttgttgtttttgtgtcactGACCAGCAACACAAAGAAGTGCTCACAGTCCATACCAGAGGAATTATTGCAAACAGTGATgcctccccctgctggtcatttgaaagaatgcaggtttaaagCATTTAGTGACAGGATCCAATCCTGACagagttagcatgttagcatgttagcatgaggaggaagaaaggtggATTTGATGGTGAGAGTGAAAGGGTTGATTTATTTACAGATTAAATGAATGATTGTTTATCTTTGTGTCAGaactttaaatattaatctgATTTAAAGTAATGATTCCAAACATGTTTAAACAAACTTTAACCATTAAAAGATCTTTTAAAGATGAATTACTGAGTCCTGTTAATCTAATCTGTGTGTAAAGAGAAGAAACTCTGCAGACTGCAGCACAAACATGTGTTTACATTCACATGGAAATAAACAGTTCTTAAGTTCTTAAGTTTTTAAGACACAAAACTCAGATTAAAGAACACTTCCCTGTTTTAAAGTAATAACACCAACATGTCAGTGTGCAGTGTGTTTATCAGActctctgttctcctcctctcattgCTCAAACAGACCTGATTATTCCACTTCCTGTCTCCTGACTTCAGCTCTGTCACTTTAAGGCAGGGACATGGACGAGTGGCGCCATCTACAGGCCAGAGCACAACAACACAGTTTATGAGTTTCATGCAGATATGGACACAATAAAGCTGTTCTACTCTTCTAATAAATCCAGTTCATCTTTATtaatttttcttctgttttgaaacatttgtcataaaaacttTAGGCCACATGAGGAGTGAAGAGGGCAGCACAGGGACTCTGATGAAGAGATATACAAACACTGATAACATCATTCACAGAGGTGAGACAAACAGAGTGAACTGGAGGAGAGGTATCACTTACATGTGAAACCACCAGAGGGCgacaaaaacaagactacaCTTCTAAAAACTGGATGTTTAAAGTCTGATGTCTCCTGGACTCAGGATGGGATTGTTAAAGAAGCACTGGATGGCTTTAGAAGATGTTGGCTGACTCAATGAACCAAAGAAAGATGTAAAAATATTCTCCTAGAGTTTTCAAACAGCTCCTAGGAAAGGAGATGAGGATAGAGGAGAGGTAGGAAAGGATTCTCATTCTGCATTCAGGATGCTCCTGTCTCCCTCCACAGGGGGGATCTGAGAGAGAAATCCCTCTAAGTCTGAAACCCTGAGACGTGATGGGAGGTGAGACGACTGGTTAGGACGAGCAGCTGCTGCGTCAGACTCCACCATCGAGTCTGTCTGAacgcctgagagagagagagaggagagtaaaGCCTGCAGCCTCTCAGAGCCTCTGAGAGCCTCTGAGAGCTGCTGTCACCATATGTGTTCATCAGGAAACACAGTGATGGACGTTTACATCAGCAGGAGCTCTGAGTCACCTGAGTCACCTGGAGGGAAGCTTCAGGCTCTTTCAgcttaaatacaaatgtttacaaccttcatacaaaagggacaaaaataataaacacaaaacatgaaaacaggaaagagaggagaggtcagAGGAGTAAGATATGAGGATCTACTGACATAcctatctctctccctccctccctccctccctatctacctccctccctccctccctccctccctccgtcccTCCCTAcctacctccctccctctgtccctccctccctacctCCCTCCCTACCTCCCTACCTACCtccttacctacctacctactacccccctccctccgtccctccctccctccctccctacctatctacctccctccctccctccctctctccctccctccctacctatctacctccctccctccctccctccctacctatctccctccctccctccctccctacctatctccctccctccctacctatctacctccctccctacctacctacctatctccctccctccctccctccctccctccctccctccctccctccctccctccctccctccctacctatctacctccctccctccctccctccctacctatctacctccctacctccctccctccctccctacctatctacctccctccctccctccctccctatctacctccctccctccctacctatctccctccctccctccctacctatctacctccctccctccctccctacctccctccctccctccctccctacctacctatctacctccctccctccctccctccctccctccctacctccctacctatctacctccctccctccctccctatctacctccctccctccctacctatctccctccctccctccctacctatctacctacctacctatctacctccctccctccctccctacctacctatctacctccctccctccctccctccctccctccctccctccctccctccctacctacctatctacctccctccctccctacctATCTCCCtccctacctacctatctacctccctccctccctccctccctccctccctccctcatttTGTACAGTCCACTGTACCATTTAAAGTATGGTTGAATTATTGTGAAGCTCTTGTTTTTAAACAGAGTTAATATctaaattctattttatttaatattaatttccATAGTATTTTTATAAGTTGAATTAACTTCAAACTCCGACCTGAGTGAGTCACTTTGTTCCTGCTCATGTAACTCTGGGATGATGATAAGTCTTTTCTTTGGGGTCCTTTCTGTCTCATTAAAGCGACTGAAGGAGTCATATTAATAAGTTACATAATGTGTCAGGTAACTTAAAATATCATAAAACTAAcagaacaatgaaaataatcaaatcaataaacatgataaaattataaaagtgtttctttCTTCTGATGAATCAAACACCAGAGCTGCAGTCCCTCAGTCTGCCAGCAGGTGTCAGTGTGAGCTCAGTGATGAACAGGTCAGaggatttaaagctgcagtaaggaGCTTTAAATACTTCTTCACTGTAAATAACTCCAGATAACGAGTTCATAATGGACTTAACATTTTTTAGAGGCTTTAATTATCCCCTCTATGTTACAAACTTAACatttataacatgaacaataatATTAAGACACTGAAATTGAGTATTGTTGGAGttattgtcatgtttttaacagttctctgttatttaatgttaatttttatctgatcatgttttattttcatttgtttaatactaagatatgttgtttttattatgatgatattacatttattttttctgtcatttaaaaagtatttttattgtgttattttaaaattcttctccttcttttcccttatatcttaaaatatattgaacattttattCAAGCTGGACTCATTTTTTTTAGTGTTAATCTATTAAattatgtttaattatttaatataattaagatttaataaagtgttttaaaatgtgagtGTTTGTACATGTGATTGTTGGATTTtacaaaaatgttcaaattaattattttaagttttattataaaataacaaaaataaactaacaaaaaaaaacaacagtataAAACTGAGTATTTGTGGACTGCTGGAAAtaaggagctgtgtgtgtgtgtgtgtgtgtgtgtgtgtgtgtgtgtgtgtgtgtgtgtgtgtggtcatgaATATAGAGGACAGTCTATTGAAGGCAGCAGTCTGAATACCATGACAACTCCCAGCAGCCTCACATGTATtcccagcagtgtgtgtgtgtgtgtgtgtgtgtgtgtgtgtgtgtgtgtgtgtgtgtgtgtgtgtgtgtgtggccattATAAAGTGTTCAGGGGGAATAAATGGGATAAATGTGGAGGCTGTGCGGTCTTTGTGGCCACCGGCTCgtcgtgtgtttgtttgcagagtTCGACCACCCAGCAggacccaacacacacacacacacacacacacacacacacacacacacacacacacacacacacacacacacacacacacacacacacacacacacacacacacacacacacacacacacacacacacacagagctaaaCTCATtgtcacacacatcacacatacaAAGTGGAAACCAAACCTTCTTTAAAGACTCTGTAAGAAGTCTGATTTGAAGGTTTTCCGTTATTTAATCTCatattttaaactctttttcTTTAGATGTGAGGAGACGGTCGCCGTGGTGACATGTTCCCTCTCTGTTAGAAAGCAGTCTGTGTTTCTCAGGGTTTGAGGAGAAGGTGGAGGAAACTTCTCTGACAGCAGGACACTCCAGGTTTCTGAGAAACGTGGAGACTAAATATCTGGATCTGACTTCAGCAGATCTGATGTGCACAAACAGTCTGACAGTGTTTACATGCTTATATCTGATGGAATGTTCATCCCAGACTTATGACTGTCATGCATTTACACATGTTAACTCCAGTCTGCAAAGAAAAGCCAGTTTAACTGAAGCTTCACATTCTTCTGTTTGTGGCCTGTTCAGAGAAATATTAAAtcctttctctttgtttgtttgattttgaagaTCATGACTCACAGCTCAGGATAATTAGAAACCCAGTATCTCAGATTATTAGAATGTTTCCCTGTGGAGGAGATTCTCACCCTGTATTTCTGGGTCTGGTGTTCCTCTTGACACGGACTCTACAGGTCCAGGTCAGGTGAGCCAATCAAGCCCAGTATATCACAGTGGGTGGTGGTTTTggtgctgtgggcaggtgctgaGTCCTGCGTCTCCAGCTCTCTGAGAACAGAAAGTCTTTTCAGCAGAGACCTTCTCCTTGTGGAAGAGTCCATGATCGTCTTCTGGAGGACTGTCAGGTCAGCAGTCTTCTCTATGTCcaaaatcatcaaaatcaaaaaaggaaaacatcttAGTTTGAATCCACTGAGTCCAGAATATGTTAGATTTTCTCTTTCTTAAAAAAACTCATAGAAATATAAATTTTTCccaatattctaaaatattgAGATGCACCTGTATAGACTCATTCTCTCTCTGAGTGGGATCAGCTCCTGACTGGAGGATTCAAACAACAGAtaaaagttaaaggttaaatatCTATCTGTtgatttgttgctgttttctcaCGGACAGCAAAAatattaaagggacagtaaaGTGTTTTAATCTTTGACAATGTTTCTACTTTATGAAATATTCATATATTCtaaatactttattaatccctgaggGGGAATTTGccaacttttttaaacatgcaacTCACTCACATGCCAAAtatcacatgcacaaacaggacaTGCACTGATGGAGAGGTGCAGAGTGGCCTGCTAACAGAGGAGCGCTCGGAGCAGTCAGAGCTCCACTGCAGTCTCTAATCTTTAACTGCAGTGAGACTTCAACCAGTGAACTCCTAATACAAGTTTTTACTGACTGAGTGAACGCCAGTGAACGCACCACATTTATTTTACTAGCAGTCTCTGCAGAAAGAAGAACATGTGTCCTTTACATCCAGAGAAATATCATCTGAAAATAACAAaaccaaatgtgtgtgtgtgtgtgtgtgtgtgtgtgtgtgtgtgtgtgtgtgtgtgtgtgtgtgtgtgtgtgtgtgtgtgtgtgggagtgagtGAGTCCATCAGCATGGTGTGTAAACACTTTCACTCCAGTTAATCctcaccacaaacactgacacacactcacacacactcctctccgTGTTTGCTGTGAAATCATCTCAGATGATCTCTGGAGGAGGAAGCTCTTTAAGGAGAGATTTAAACttgaatttattaatttaatttcattCTACAAATAAAATCTTAGTTTTACAAATATATCTaaaatatctgtttatttaaatCATGTATCCACTTTAATGTGAACTCACTCAGGGGATTAAGGTCTCAACGAGTTTCACTTTGAAGACATTTTGAATCAAATCATTGAGTCTtctctttaatatttaattcctgcagagagaggaaactttaaaaaagacttctggatctttatttgtttattcttttaaaaaaggaataaaatatttGAGTTACTCTGAGATAACGGGGTCGGATGGGAGGCTGCAGACTCCCTTAAACCTGATCATTTAATGCGTAAATGTCCAAGTGGATTAACTTTGTTATTTAGATGCGTCATTTCTCTCAATATTAATTTGTCTTTAAGTCAATCTGTCACTGTGCACGAGATTTAATATTCAGATTGAGATTTTATGATAAACatttgaatataaataaatgtgtttttctttttgtatcacGTTTGATTGGCCTGCTGcataaatctctttaaaacagATCCTAACGTCTCTCTCCATGTTCCAGCAGACATGTTCatgttctctctttccttttggACACCTCTCAGTTGATGTTTCTGCAGGGAGCGGATCAGTGCCTGTAATAAATGTAGAtgagtctcttcttcttcctctcttcttcttcctctctaatCCTCCATCGTTaaacatctcctcctcccctcacgGGCTTTTTCACACCCTCACCCACTTGACCCCCGGGACCCGCCTCCGTCCTTTTTAACGGctcacacacaccgacacacacacacacacacactctgctcctGTCCTCCCTCGTGTCCTCCCTCATGTATTCTTCATGCTGTTAAATCCTCCCCGGTCGGCCCGTGCAGCTCCGGGCTCCGTTTAACGGCATTCATGGACCCGAACCCTCCGCGGTGAGCTCCTCTGCGCCGGGCTGCAGCGGCCGAACCACCGCAgaacttctccttctctcttcttcttcttcttctcgttcctcttcctcttcttcctcttctctctgcgtCATTCTTCTTCCCAAACCGCGTCATGTCTTTTGGCACGAGCACAAAAACCGGCTTCTCCGTGAGGGACATCCTGGATCTCCCTAACCCTGCTGGGAGATGCGGGTCCGGGACTGAGGAAACCGAGGAGGAGGACCCCGAGGAGGCCTCCGCGGAGGTGTCAGGCTCCGGGGACGCGCCGGTGTCGGGATTTACCGGCTGTGGAGGAAACTACGGCAGGTGGAGCCGCGGACCCGGGAACCTGCACTTCTCAGGTGAGGGGGTCAGATTTTAATAATgagatataaatatagatatttATTTCATGAGATTAACTTcagattatttgtttttattgagatCAGCTCAGACTTTTCACTCTGGAACTATTTTCTCGTGCGTAAAAATCAGAGTGAATTAATGTAAACgtccaaaaataaatatatacattaaaTATCCAGTTTTTTTATGTCTaactttaatattaaaaatataaaaggtaTTTTAGAACTTTATTGaacctttattttttgttgcacAGTCTGAAACACCCGCGCGTAACTGGAAACTGTCTCTTTGTTCCATCTCATTTAATCTTTATTATCAGATTCAATAAGTCCTCTGTGATCAGTGTTTTAATACTGAAATCACTGCCTCGTTATGGAATGTAATTCTAAAACTCAGTTTGaggttcaaatgtttgtttctgttcagttttgGTCAAATGTAACCAGAAcagacagaatcagaatcaggatcaggatcaggatcaggatcagttTATTGGTCAGGTATGTTTGAACACagaaggaatttgactttggtaaactgtgctctctttgtacaagacataagaataaaaatataataacatcagctataaatactaAAGAACAATAAATAGgtatgactaatatgtacagactaaaataatatgatgatAGTgtagtggtgagtagcagagggagatttacattaaaaataaaaagcctttTTGGAGCAGGTTGAATTTAAATCCCTCGTTTAAAAATGAACGCCAGGCTCTTTTCTGGACCACATTATAAAATGAATCCTTCAGCCTGATGTGATTTTCCCTCCTCTAATATAAAGTCAGTCTCTGTCTGAGATCAGGATGATGGTTTCCttcatgtgttgttttaaagacCTCATGCTGGAGGTTTCTCTGATCTGTGATTTCATGTGGGTAAATAAGaacctgtgtctctctctcagtccacGGACTCACCTTGAACTCCCGCACCGAGCCCAAGTCCCCCGAGCTGTCCCCGGATGAGTCCCCGGACCCGGATCGGGACTCTGCTGGACTCCCTGCTCAGAAGAGTCGGGGCAGGAAGCGGCGCGTGCTCTTCTCCAAAGCGCAGACCTTCGAGCTCGAGCGCCGCTTCCGGCAGCAGAGGTACCTGTCTGCCCCGGAGAGGGAACACCTGGCCGGGCTGATCCGCCTCACCCCGAACCAGGTGAAGATCTGGTTCCAGAACCACCGGTACAAGATGAAGCGGGCCCGGGTGGAGCACAGCCTGGACGCGCTGCAGCTCCTTCCGGCCCGCCGAGTCGCCATCCCGGTGCTGGTCCGGGACGGGAAGCCCTGCGACCGGATCACAGCCCAGGACCTGGAGGTGACCCTCAGGTCCGGGATCAGTCTGCCTCTGTACTCCCCGCTGCTGCACCCCGCGTACGGCCCCGAGCTGCCcggcctgcagcagcagcaccccGGGGTGCAGCAGCTGGCTCACATGTACCACTGGAGCTGGTGAGGGATGGACTGACTCTCCCTGGAGGACTCACCGGGTCCACATACACGTCACACACACCCACGACAGGAGCTCATGCTCGGTCTTACAGTGATCTGTCTCCCCTCCCAGATTGAATCTCTTTAAAAGATGAATGTaagattttaaacattattttaatctgaGCTCCAGGTCTGATTTAAACAGTATTTTTACAGAACCATTGAGAGTCCTGAATCCAGAGAGGAGAAGGTAAATGTTTCTCAGACTCAGTTAGTGATTCTAGTTTCCAGATTTAAATCTTCTTCATTGTCTGAGATCATCATCTCCTCACAGCTCAGGGGATGAGCTGATGTTCATTTCTAACCTCAGACACTAAAgactctcccctccctctcagaGCCTGACTCTGTTCTCTGTTAAATATGTGGATCAGACTGAAGAGGTCTAACTGATCAGAACCAGATCCAGACAGTGTTATGTGGTTTTTTTAATGactctctttgttgttgttttggttgtgtttttctgcaggtgTCACTTTCCTCTGAGAACTTGTTTTCTCGGTGTTTTATAAACTTATTTATAAGAATGTTTCCCGGTCAGTTGTTTTGTAATGAACTGGATATTTATGATGGTGAATAAAAGTTGAAGCTGGACTGACTGGTTTCATTTCAGCCTGCTGggatgttaaaaacatgaatcatcACTCAAACCTCTGAAGACAAATCTCACCAAACTGatttaaatctgaaaaataatattctttaaatattatttaatatctgTTTCTGCAAAAAGGTTTGTCCCTGTTAATCTAAGAGTGTAGATTTAACACCTCCAGAGTGTTTCCTGAAGGTGGacagatgaaaataaatatttttcttaaGCTACAGGCGGCTTTAAGAGACATAACATCTAATATCTGACTTTCATATCTCCTTTCATTTAATTGTAAGGCTCTTAAAATCCTTCAACATGTTAAACTCTGGAGCTCACTGAAAATCATGAACATTTAAAGCTGGAGATCAAACCTGAGGAGTCGGACAGATTTAAAGATTTG belongs to Notolabrus celidotus isolate fNotCel1 chromosome 13, fNotCel1.pri, whole genome shotgun sequence and includes:
- the nkx2.2b gene encoding NK2 homeobox 2b, with translation MSFGTSTKTGFSVRDILDLPNPAGRCGSGTEETEEEDPEEASAEVSGSGDAPVSGFTGCGGNYGRWSRGPGNLHFSVHGLTLNSRTEPKSPELSPDESPDPDRDSAGLPAQKSRGRKRRVLFSKAQTFELERRFRQQRYLSAPEREHLAGLIRLTPNQVKIWFQNHRYKMKRARVEHSLDALQLLPARRVAIPVLVRDGKPCDRITAQDLEVTLRSGISLPLYSPLLHPAYGPELPGLQQQHPGVQQLAHMYHWSW